One genomic region from Leptospira tipperaryensis encodes:
- a CDS encoding DUF1564 family protein, which yields MGKLKYPTSSNHIRSLLKGKHVELGDHSKSKRISASDLWIPKRYVPHLRRQIAISGSLKNYLEFLLIKNRSKFPSMFDFSKNEKTTYQNLNLELVRFSFRPNSSDWAELRVVARYYGLSICNFFVMLIQIEGDGAQAVDRFVSKKTNTLKINGKKNGITLIQSIVPGRKFISFSILLGGTLPKTFSSDS from the coding sequence ATGGGAAAGTTAAAATATCCTACTTCATCAAATCACATCCGTTCACTTTTAAAAGGAAAGCACGTTGAGTTAGGTGACCATTCTAAATCAAAGCGAATTTCAGCTTCCGACCTTTGGATTCCAAAACGATATGTGCCTCACTTAAGGCGACAAATCGCGATATCCGGTTCTTTGAAGAATTATTTAGAGTTTCTCCTTATAAAAAACCGTTCAAAATTTCCGTCCATGTTTGACTTTTCAAAAAATGAAAAGACAACATATCAAAATCTAAACTTGGAGTTGGTTAGATTTTCATTTCGTCCAAATTCTTCAGATTGGGCTGAACTCAGAGTTGTGGCAAGATACTACGGTCTTTCCATCTGTAATTTTTTCGTTATGCTCATCCAAATAGAGGGAGATGGCGCGCAGGCAGTCGATAGATTTGTTTCCAAAAAAACGAATACGCTGAAAATAAATGGAAAGAAGAATGGAATCACTTTGATTCAGAGCATTGTTCCTGGAAGGAAGTTTATTTCCTTTTCTATTCTTTTGGGAGGGACCTTACCAAAGACTTTTTCATCCGATTCTTAA
- a CDS encoding M23 family metallopeptidase, which produces MNRFFVVRCAFLFSILILSWDGLRAEDRPELRLFPELQGKLRFPMEFQTPISGSFAEYRVHHLHMGADFKTFHVNGLPAIAPFDGFVESLSESPNGYGLNLMVRSPSGLRAKFAHLFNLEGAKKELENLRQALHLLSDGIFSVKFSDQKFSIKQGQAVARIGESGTGVPHLHFELHGNGDTFNPLAYLRMTDKDGTPPEMLVLYVDSSDGQKFRIPLVKKENGIYETNDNEPLKVGGEVWFKLGAFDRMNSRNKNNLYFAKLVSGLQTLYERKFEKMSYAEARDHQSIYDSNRSSLNPPVYVYNLFPNQKSSIDLKLFREGEEIPLEIIAGDKEENISSLKLRILNTGSKGRIEKATATEYSSQDKRFSLNTPKGNTFGKGKILFEKVGTPPDSLLPEGLILKSDLIEIESTGISWSGEAKLNWRGRKLGKGENLYLFEEGTKRWGVLKTTSSVDGINAILNKIGIIAILEDRSKPRIEHPYLISRHRFTAEVRPLSIIERMYSVSDIGSGYGGGAEILLDGEIYPYEFESDRKMILVKIPKSFGKFKKRLLLQARIKDRAGNVSEWLTDLIDLEKSLEKEKG; this is translated from the coding sequence ATGAACCGATTCTTTGTTGTTAGATGTGCTTTCCTATTTTCGATCCTAATCTTGTCCTGGGATGGGTTGAGGGCGGAGGACCGTCCAGAACTTCGGCTCTTTCCCGAACTTCAAGGCAAGCTACGTTTCCCGATGGAGTTTCAGACGCCGATCTCCGGCTCTTTTGCGGAATATCGTGTCCACCATTTGCACATGGGGGCCGACTTTAAAACATTCCATGTGAACGGTCTTCCGGCCATCGCGCCCTTCGACGGTTTTGTAGAATCACTTTCCGAATCTCCGAACGGATACGGATTGAACCTGATGGTACGTTCTCCTTCCGGACTGAGGGCAAAGTTCGCGCATCTTTTCAATTTAGAAGGTGCAAAAAAAGAATTGGAGAATTTAAGACAGGCCCTTCACCTTCTGAGCGACGGAATTTTCTCGGTAAAATTTTCTGACCAGAAATTCTCCATAAAACAAGGACAAGCGGTCGCAAGAATTGGAGAATCCGGAACGGGAGTTCCTCATCTACACTTTGAGCTTCATGGAAACGGGGACACATTCAATCCTCTCGCGTATCTAAGAATGACGGATAAGGACGGAACTCCGCCGGAAATGCTCGTTTTGTACGTTGATTCGTCCGACGGACAAAAATTTCGGATCCCTTTGGTCAAAAAAGAGAATGGAATTTATGAGACAAACGATAACGAACCGTTAAAGGTCGGAGGAGAAGTCTGGTTCAAACTCGGCGCATTTGATCGGATGAATTCCAGGAATAAGAATAATCTTTATTTTGCCAAACTTGTCTCCGGTCTTCAAACCCTCTATGAGAGAAAATTTGAAAAGATGAGTTATGCGGAAGCAAGAGATCATCAGTCCATCTACGATTCCAACCGTTCGTCCCTCAACCCGCCCGTTTATGTATATAACCTTTTTCCAAATCAAAAATCGAGCATCGACTTAAAACTTTTTCGAGAGGGAGAGGAGATTCCTCTTGAGATCATCGCAGGCGATAAGGAGGAAAATATTTCCTCCTTGAAACTTCGAATTCTCAATACGGGTTCGAAAGGAAGAATTGAAAAAGCCACGGCAACTGAGTATTCCTCTCAGGACAAAAGGTTTTCTCTCAATACTCCAAAAGGAAATACTTTTGGAAAAGGTAAAATTCTCTTTGAAAAGGTCGGAACTCCGCCGGATTCTCTTTTACCGGAAGGTTTGATTCTCAAAAGCGATTTGATCGAGATAGAATCCACCGGAATCAGCTGGTCCGGAGAAGCAAAATTGAATTGGAGAGGACGCAAGTTGGGAAAAGGAGAAAATCTCTATCTCTTTGAAGAAGGAACAAAACGTTGGGGAGTGCTCAAGACAACTTCTTCTGTTGATGGGATAAATGCGATCCTAAATAAGATCGGGATTATCGCCATCTTAGAAGATCGCTCGAAACCGAGGATCGAACACCCCTATTTGATCTCCCGTCATAGATTTACGGCGGAGGTCCGTCCACTTTCAATTATAGAAAGAATGTATTCCGTCTCGGACATAGGATCCGGATACGGAGGTGGGGCCGAAATTCTTTTGGATGGAGAAATATATCCATATGAATTCGAATCCGATCGAAAAATGATCCTCGTAAAAATTCCGAAGTCCTTTGGAAAGTTTAAGAAACGACTCTTGTTACAGGCAAGAATCAAGGATAGAGCTGGGAATGTTTCGGAATGGCTGACAGATCTGATTGATTTGGAAAAATCTCTTGAGAAAGAGAAAGGTTAG
- a CDS encoding DUF1564 family protein: protein MRTKKEKQPVRHLRLLKPHRSSKDLSLEKESSVFKPEGTLKKIGSPSDLNVPEELIPYLKKRIRGAGSLRILLNQSLKKKILLTLIQFHFPKDKIGYQKQKLGLVRFSFRPFEADWIELRRLSTFHGISMCRMFVKLLELEFVPPNSNRLRLPEFAEEKIPSPTVPLIPTDQHIQAEDLSILQEGEFIQIAS from the coding sequence ATGAGGACAAAAAAAGAAAAGCAACCAGTTAGACATCTAAGGCTCTTAAAGCCCCATCGTTCCAGTAAAGATCTTTCATTAGAGAAAGAATCTTCCGTCTTTAAACCCGAAGGGACTCTCAAAAAAATAGGTTCCCCTTCTGATTTGAATGTTCCGGAAGAATTGATTCCCTATCTGAAAAAGAGAATTCGAGGAGCGGGCTCGCTTAGAATTCTTCTGAATCAATCTCTTAAGAAAAAGATTCTTTTGACCTTGATTCAGTTTCACTTCCCTAAAGATAAAATAGGATATCAAAAACAGAAATTAGGATTGGTCCGATTCTCCTTTCGTCCATTTGAAGCTGATTGGATTGAGCTTAGAAGATTATCTACTTTTCATGGGATTTCCATGTGTAGAATGTTCGTGAAACTTTTGGAGTTGGAATTTGTTCCCCCGAATTCCAACCGCCTTCGGCTTCCCGAATTCGCTGAGGAAAAAATTCCATCTCCCACAGTTCCCCTCATTCCCACTGATCAGCACATCCAAGCCGAAGACTTGAGCATTCTTCAAGAAGGAGAATTCATTCAAATAGCGAGTTGA
- the lsa26 gene encoding surface adhesion protein Lsa26, with product MFREMKRIIVLTLTFGLLFFSSSVFAAGTYSEGWAVVKLIQFESRGLIFDSHEGLLEFTTFDNAEKCDASKDECFSPLKEKVEFSVRPENGEVVNFLNNNLNQEILVQYRIHRFEPVALSTDFEVIGAVKQLPSIPKEALDKIIVDKSGAKRNFSVSGRILKLEYQGTMIGTYEGLYLDEVRGKVHPFSITNETVATFAWNTMKFGTKYFIGVSVAFATGWRKSDFDIFEINYKSPAGGAYPETKK from the coding sequence ATGTTCCGAGAAATGAAAAGAATTATTGTTTTAACTCTTACTTTTGGTCTGTTGTTTTTTTCGTCTTCCGTTTTTGCAGCGGGAACTTATTCAGAAGGTTGGGCCGTTGTAAAACTCATTCAATTTGAGAGCCGCGGGCTTATCTTCGATTCTCACGAAGGTCTTCTTGAATTTACCACTTTTGACAATGCGGAAAAATGCGACGCTTCTAAAGACGAATGTTTTTCTCCTCTCAAGGAAAAGGTAGAATTTAGTGTACGTCCGGAGAACGGAGAAGTTGTAAATTTTTTGAATAACAATCTAAATCAAGAAATTCTTGTTCAGTATAGAATTCATAGATTTGAACCGGTTGCACTTTCTACCGATTTTGAAGTAATCGGGGCTGTTAAACAACTTCCATCGATTCCGAAAGAGGCGTTGGACAAAATTATTGTCGATAAGTCGGGTGCTAAACGTAACTTTTCTGTTTCAGGAAGAATTCTAAAATTAGAATATCAAGGAACGATGATTGGAACTTACGAAGGCCTCTATTTGGATGAAGTTCGCGGTAAAGTGCATCCTTTTTCCATTACAAATGAGACAGTCGCTACGTTTGCTTGGAATACTATGAAATTTGGGACAAAATACTTTATCGGTGTTTCCGTCGCCTTTGCTACCGGTTGGAGAAAATCTGATTTCGATATTTTTGAAATCAATTATAAATCTCCTGCGGGCGGTGCTTATCCCGAGACGAAGAAGTAA